A genome region from Geobacter pickeringii includes the following:
- a CDS encoding chromate transporter, producing MDTVRKRIPLGELFGTFLLIGTTSFGGGMAAVAFIERVCVHEKEWLTHEEFMHGLAFGQFLGPFSLNSCTFVGCTLRGRIGGVVAATGFILPSFLIISLLSGLYFRFHELPQLQAALRGTNPVIIGLIVVAAIGMARKIKGAERWTIAVLAFVLAAFFKVNGLALLVGAAAWSLARAYFPREHR from the coding sequence ATGGATACGGTACGGAAGAGGATACCCCTCGGCGAGCTGTTCGGCACCTTTCTCCTCATCGGCACCACGAGCTTCGGCGGGGGGATGGCGGCGGTGGCGTTCATCGAGCGGGTCTGCGTGCACGAGAAGGAGTGGCTCACCCACGAGGAGTTCATGCACGGGCTCGCCTTCGGCCAGTTTCTCGGCCCCTTTTCCCTCAATTCCTGCACCTTCGTCGGCTGCACCCTCCGGGGGCGGATCGGCGGGGTGGTGGCGGCCACCGGCTTCATCCTCCCGTCGTTTCTGATTATCTCGCTCCTCTCCGGGCTCTACTTCCGGTTCCACGAGCTCCCCCAGCTCCAGGCGGCCCTGCGGGGGACGAATCCGGTCATCATCGGCCTCATCGTCGTGGCGGCCATCGGCATGGCCCGCAAGATCAAGGGTGCGGAGCGGTGGACCATCGCCGTTCTCGCCTTCGTGCTGGCGGCGTTTTTCAAGGTGAACGGCCTGGCGCTCCTCGTCGGGGCTGCCGCGTGGTCGCTGGCGCGGGCGTACTTCCCCCGGGAGCACCGCTGA
- a CDS encoding AAA family ATPase codes for MCKKVFIAATGQNSGKTTISVSLMHLARKKYGRVGFIKAIGPKCQVFDGITIDKDAGLMARIFGLEADIAHMSPVVLGRGATKQFIDGEIPALWPVERIRTAVTALEEKSDFLIIEGAGHGGVGSVIGLNNARVAKLVDAPVIMVSGGGIGNVIDSVQLNLPLYRLEGADVRALVVNKLLPEKRITSLSYLQRAFAPHGINVVGAFDYSPVLADPTLNHLSRLLEHPLKGDRSQGTRIIHHIQLGAASSQKVIDGLEESTLLVVTSSRDELLVTLSSLYHIPAYREKIAGLVIPGHAPVSAITQKILDDSDIPYIRIHETTADVFSALTYHVSKISAEDQEKIDLIKAQAEEVLDFDAIDALLG; via the coding sequence ATGTGCAAAAAGGTTTTCATCGCCGCCACGGGGCAGAACTCGGGCAAGACCACCATCAGCGTCTCGCTGATGCACCTGGCCCGGAAGAAATACGGCCGAGTCGGCTTCATCAAGGCCATCGGCCCCAAATGCCAGGTGTTCGACGGCATCACCATCGACAAGGACGCCGGGCTCATGGCCCGCATCTTCGGGCTCGAAGCGGACATCGCCCACATGTCCCCCGTGGTCCTCGGCCGGGGGGCCACCAAGCAGTTCATCGACGGCGAAATCCCCGCCCTCTGGCCGGTGGAGCGGATCAGGACGGCGGTCACGGCCCTGGAGGAGAAGAGCGACTTCCTCATCATCGAGGGGGCCGGCCACGGCGGCGTCGGCTCGGTCATCGGGCTCAACAACGCCCGGGTGGCGAAGCTCGTCGACGCGCCGGTCATCATGGTCTCCGGCGGGGGGATCGGCAACGTCATCGACTCGGTCCAGCTCAACCTCCCCCTCTACCGCCTGGAAGGGGCCGACGTCCGGGCGCTCGTGGTCAACAAGCTCCTCCCCGAGAAGCGCATCACCTCCCTCTCGTACCTCCAACGGGCCTTCGCCCCCCACGGCATCAACGTCGTCGGCGCCTTCGACTACTCCCCCGTCCTCGCCGACCCGACCCTCAACCACCTCTCCCGGCTCCTCGAACACCCCCTCAAAGGGGACCGGAGCCAGGGGACGCGGATCATCCACCACATCCAGCTCGGCGCCGCCTCCTCCCAGAAGGTGATCGACGGCCTCGAAGAATCGACACTCCTCGTGGTGACCAGCTCCCGCGACGAACTCCTCGTCACCCTCTCCTCCCTCTACCACATCCCGGCCTACCGCGAGAAGATCGCCGGCCTTGTCATCCCCGGCCACGCCCCGGTCTCCGCCATCACCCAGAAGATCCTCGACGACAGCGACATCCCCTACATCCGGATCCACGAAACCACCGCCGACGTCTTCTCCGCCCTCACCTACCACGTCTCCAAGATCAGCGCCGAAGACCAGGAAAAGATCGACCTCATCAAGGCCCAGGCCGAGGAAGTGCTGGACTTCGACGCCATCGACGCGCTGCTGGGGTAA
- a CDS encoding DUF2442 domain-containing protein: MNKPPRIEEVTATSPATLTIRWSTGETLTADVGDWIGRFALLAPLRDESVFAGARVGWYGHSVEWGEGVELGADQLYSRCRIEAGEPSPAEFDAWMRANNLSLASAAEAIGMSRRMIANYRTGSRPIPRHVWLACIGWETIKGRRAA, translated from the coding sequence ATGAACAAGCCGCCACGGATCGAGGAAGTGACCGCCACTTCCCCGGCGACCCTGACCATCCGCTGGTCGACGGGGGAGACGCTGACCGCCGATGTCGGCGACTGGATCGGCCGCTTCGCCCTGCTGGCTCCGCTGCGGGACGAGTCGGTCTTTGCCGGCGCCCGGGTGGGGTGGTACGGGCACAGCGTCGAGTGGGGAGAAGGGGTTGAGCTTGGGGCCGATCAGCTCTATTCCCGCTGCCGCATCGAGGCGGGAGAGCCGTCCCCCGCCGAGTTCGATGCCTGGATGCGGGCCAACAACCTTTCCCTGGCGTCTGCTGCCGAAGCCATCGGCATGTCCCGGAGGATGATCGCCAACTACCGGACGGGAAGCAGGCCGATCCCGCGGCACGTCTGGCTCGCCTGTATCGGGTGGGAGACCATCAAGGGGCGCCGGGCGGCGTAG
- a CDS encoding DUF4160 domain-containing protein, which translates to MPTLKHFRHCRLTIYPNEHGTPHFHLEFVDGDRCSVAIETLEILIGEVRPARKMTEALAWAGENRELLLEKWEEITR; encoded by the coding sequence ATGCCGACCCTCAAGCACTTCCGCCACTGCCGTCTGACCATCTATCCCAACGAGCACGGGACTCCCCACTTCCATCTGGAGTTCGTGGACGGGGACCGCTGCTCCGTTGCCATCGAGACGCTGGAGATACTCATCGGCGAGGTGCGGCCGGCGCGGAAGATGACCGAGGCGCTGGCATGGGCCGGCGAAAACCGGGAACTGCTGCTGGAGAAATGGGAGGAGATTACGCGATGA
- the gptM gene encoding geopeptide radical SAM maturase, with protein sequence MILSRYVKEFPSPEAPDQVLLFSCRTGAVVRVSCATLEAARSGSLSPAAAAPLEKHGFLTPDPAAERAEMLAWFDRINAARRRAGMVAVLTRRCNLACPYCFEGGQAPEGDMADETADLLVAMIERECLAKGWRVDLDFYGGEPLLRPDLIRRIAAPLRAAGGGFFHGHMVSNGTLLNREAMAELVPLGIESVKVTLDGPPHVHDRHRPYGGGAGSFRDILRGVKEVAELVTVHVGGNFTRESWREYPALLDLLLVEGLTPDRLGTVRFTPAVGGKGGGALPHFAEGCVTCEEPWLAEAELTLRDELVKRGFRVPKPGPFSCMIDLASDLAVDADGRCYKCPAFMGHEGYAVGDLRGGLTGIVPAYGCDIWKQEECLDCAYLPLCFGGCRFMKLVEAGRVDGVSCLREYLDATLEAMVRGGITSDGAKSPSELSSA encoded by the coding sequence ATGATCCTCTCCCGTTACGTCAAGGAATTCCCCTCTCCGGAGGCGCCGGACCAGGTTCTCCTCTTCTCCTGCCGTACCGGCGCGGTGGTGCGGGTCTCCTGCGCTACCCTCGAAGCTGCGCGAAGCGGCTCCCTCTCGCCGGCGGCGGCAGCTCCCCTTGAAAAACATGGCTTCCTCACCCCCGACCCCGCCGCCGAGCGGGCGGAAATGCTCGCCTGGTTCGACCGGATCAACGCCGCGCGCCGCCGCGCCGGCATGGTGGCGGTCCTCACCCGGCGCTGCAACCTGGCCTGTCCCTACTGCTTCGAGGGGGGGCAGGCGCCGGAGGGTGATATGGCCGATGAGACCGCCGATCTCCTGGTGGCGATGATCGAACGGGAATGCCTTGCCAAGGGGTGGCGGGTGGACCTCGATTTCTACGGCGGCGAGCCGCTCCTGCGCCCCGACCTGATCCGGCGGATCGCCGCGCCGCTCCGGGCCGCGGGGGGCGGGTTCTTCCACGGCCACATGGTGAGCAACGGCACCCTCCTCAACCGCGAGGCGATGGCGGAGCTGGTCCCTTTGGGGATCGAGTCGGTGAAGGTGACCCTGGACGGTCCGCCCCACGTCCACGACCGGCACCGCCCCTACGGCGGCGGCGCCGGGAGCTTCCGCGACATCCTCCGGGGGGTGAAGGAGGTGGCGGAGTTGGTGACGGTCCACGTGGGGGGGAACTTTACCCGGGAGAGCTGGCGCGAGTACCCGGCGCTCCTGGATCTGCTCCTGGTGGAGGGGCTTACCCCGGACCGGCTCGGCACGGTGCGCTTCACCCCGGCCGTGGGGGGGAAGGGGGGCGGGGCGCTCCCCCACTTCGCCGAGGGGTGCGTGACCTGCGAGGAGCCGTGGCTGGCGGAGGCGGAGCTGACCCTGCGGGACGAACTGGTGAAGCGGGGCTTCCGGGTGCCGAAGCCCGGCCCCTTTTCCTGCATGATCGATCTGGCGAGCGACCTGGCGGTGGATGCCGACGGCCGCTGCTACAAGTGCCCGGCGTTCATGGGGCACGAAGGGTACGCCGTGGGGGATCTGCGCGGCGGCCTGACCGGGATTGTCCCTGCCTACGGGTGCGATATCTGGAAGCAGGAGGAGTGCCTCGACTGCGCCTACCTCCCCCTCTGTTTCGGCGGTTGCCGCTTCATGAAGCTGGTGGAGGCGGGGAGGGTGGACGGCGTCTCGTGTCTGCGGGAGTATCTGGACGCCACCCTGGAGGCGATGGTGCGGGGGGGGATCACATCAGATGGCGCAAAGTCACCGTCGGAGCTGTCGTCCGCTTGA
- a CDS encoding TonB-dependent receptor plug domain-containing protein yields the protein MKRWLLCALLCLFTTFSAISPIRAEDNASDRETLGLYYEPHDLEIAVATRSPRPLSHSAENITVITADDIERLNAHTLAEVLNTVAGVQVDLRGAPSIGATFELAGATSRHILVLIDGVTINDQLDNIAFTGQIPVQNIERVEIVKGPASSAWGSALGGVVNVVTKEPQKGSRFGGAAYFSGGERGTRDGRGELSGTMGSLGYYLAGGNLRGDGFRPFNASERSDLYAKLRWDIPENRGTVRLTLNYQKIGVEEGLFTWRDATSRLTNRQLFSTLSLDYALSDRLTLSGTLKGSRLDYNRNESLISTGEPSAFISNDEITVGGATLLTWRQGLHTVTGGVEYDHGKSDTSVSYPAWPDYNSAFSVRNDKWGLFLNDTIVWGPFALTPAVRYDLTSATGDHFSPSIGAAYSLTDKTILRAFAAKGYSLPRLRPEFRTPEKGWSIQGGLETSEIPFLWLRGTWFRSTAEDPTDRTVREGVEVEARTVPLFNTWLTAGYVFTDATSRSTNTEIPGVARDRWDLGLHYDDRTIRGALTGHYAWWNTPGDWGGKYKNFIWDLNLGWRLYRDRTTETEIFFTGHNLFNGRQYPDETFINPSRWFEGGLRITW from the coding sequence TTGAAGCGCTGGCTCCTCTGTGCCCTGCTCTGCCTCTTTACGACCTTCTCCGCCATTTCACCGATTCGCGCCGAAGATAACGCCAGCGACCGGGAGACGCTGGGACTCTATTACGAGCCGCACGACCTCGAGATCGCTGTCGCCACCCGTTCTCCCCGCCCCCTCTCCCACAGCGCCGAAAACATCACCGTCATTACCGCCGATGATATCGAACGTCTGAACGCCCACACCCTGGCGGAGGTGCTCAACACCGTCGCCGGCGTCCAGGTGGACCTCCGTGGTGCACCCAGCATCGGTGCCACGTTCGAGCTGGCAGGGGCAACCAGCAGACACATCCTGGTGCTGATCGACGGGGTAACGATTAACGACCAACTCGACAATATCGCCTTTACCGGGCAGATCCCGGTGCAGAATATCGAGCGGGTGGAGATCGTCAAAGGACCGGCATCCTCAGCATGGGGCTCGGCGCTGGGGGGGGTGGTCAATGTCGTCACCAAGGAGCCGCAGAAAGGGTCTCGTTTCGGCGGGGCGGCGTACTTTTCCGGGGGGGAGCGTGGGACGCGGGACGGCCGGGGAGAACTCTCCGGCACGATGGGTTCCCTCGGCTACTACCTGGCGGGCGGGAATCTCCGGGGAGACGGGTTCCGCCCCTTCAACGCCTCCGAACGCAGCGACCTCTATGCCAAACTCCGCTGGGACATCCCCGAAAACCGTGGAACCGTCCGCCTGACCCTCAATTACCAGAAAATCGGTGTTGAAGAGGGTCTCTTCACCTGGCGTGATGCGACTTCTCGACTCACGAACCGCCAACTCTTCTCCACCCTCTCCCTCGACTATGCCTTAAGCGACCGGCTGACCCTCAGCGGCACTCTCAAGGGGAGTCGCCTGGATTACAACAGGAACGAAAGCCTCATCAGCACCGGCGAGCCCAGCGCATTCATATCCAATGACGAGATCACCGTCGGCGGCGCCACGCTCCTCACCTGGCGTCAGGGACTCCACACCGTGACCGGCGGAGTCGAGTACGACCACGGCAAGAGCGATACAAGCGTTTCCTATCCGGCATGGCCTGACTACAACAGCGCGTTCTCCGTCAGGAACGACAAGTGGGGCCTCTTCCTGAACGACACCATCGTTTGGGGACCGTTCGCCCTCACCCCGGCCGTGCGCTACGACCTGACCAGCGCCACCGGCGACCATTTCAGCCCCAGCATCGGCGCTGCCTACAGCCTCACCGACAAGACCATTCTCCGCGCGTTTGCCGCCAAGGGCTACAGCCTCCCCAGACTCAGGCCAGAGTTTCGTACCCCGGAAAAAGGGTGGAGCATCCAAGGTGGTCTGGAGACTTCGGAAATCCCGTTCCTCTGGCTGCGCGGCACCTGGTTCCGCTCCACGGCCGAGGACCCCACGGACCGGACCGTCCGCGAAGGGGTTGAGGTTGAAGCCCGGACCGTCCCCCTCTTCAACACCTGGCTCACCGCCGGCTACGTCTTCACCGACGCCACGAGCCGCAGCACCAACACCGAGATTCCGGGTGTGGCCCGAGACAGGTGGGACCTTGGACTTCACTATGATGATCGGACCATCCGCGGCGCCCTGACCGGACATTACGCCTGGTGGAACACCCCGGGCGACTGGGGTGGCAAATACAAGAACTTCATCTGGGATCTGAATCTGGGGTGGCGCCTCTACCGCGACCGCACCACCGAGACAGAGATCTTCTTCACCGGCCACAATCTTTTCAACGGCCGGCAATATCCGGACGAAACATTCATCAACCCCAGCCGCTGGTTCGAAGGCGGCCTCCGCATCACGTGGTAA
- a CDS encoding ABC transporter substrate-binding protein codes for MTTRILHILAFLLLWGFPAFAAEVVVVQGERMAPFEAALRGFKATAGVRSVERLVLSEQRGADVVRSVREARPRVVLAIGREALARLKEIREIPVVYVMVATPESTGAASRNVTGVAMNVPAERYLAFARGTLAGRRVGLLFDPARTGALAKEAAQAAERQGVALVSREVRSPRQAMQQLATLRGKVDVLWLLPDPTVVTAETMEAIALFSQENRVPVIAFAAKYLQNGALAAFEVDPADMGRQAGRMARRIMDGAAVEQVPAEAPARTTLRLNKTVARNLGVSPDLREE; via the coding sequence ATGACGACACGCATCCTCCACATACTCGCTTTCCTGCTCCTCTGGGGCTTCCCGGCTTTTGCCGCGGAGGTCGTGGTGGTGCAGGGCGAGCGGATGGCCCCCTTCGAAGCGGCGCTGCGCGGCTTCAAGGCCACGGCCGGCGTCCGTTCCGTGGAGCGGCTCGTCCTCTCCGAGCAGCGGGGGGCCGACGTGGTGCGTTCCGTGCGGGAGGCGCGGCCGCGGGTGGTGCTCGCCATCGGCCGCGAGGCCCTGGCACGGCTGAAGGAGATCCGCGAGATACCGGTGGTCTACGTCATGGTGGCCACCCCCGAATCGACCGGCGCCGCCAGCCGCAACGTGACCGGCGTCGCCATGAACGTCCCGGCGGAGCGCTACCTCGCCTTCGCCAGGGGGACCTTGGCCGGCAGGCGCGTCGGGCTCCTCTTCGACCCGGCCCGCACCGGCGCCCTGGCGAAGGAGGCGGCGCAGGCGGCGGAGCGGCAGGGGGTCGCCCTGGTGAGCCGCGAGGTCCGCTCTCCCCGCCAGGCGATGCAGCAGCTCGCCACCCTCAGGGGAAAGGTGGACGTCCTCTGGCTCCTCCCCGACCCGACGGTGGTGACCGCCGAGACCATGGAGGCGATCGCCCTCTTCTCCCAGGAGAACCGGGTTCCGGTCATCGCCTTCGCCGCCAAGTACCTGCAGAATGGCGCCCTGGCCGCCTTCGAGGTGGACCCGGCCGACATGGGACGCCAGGCGGGACGGATGGCCCGCCGGATCATGGACGGCGCCGCCGTGGAGCAGGTGCCTGCCGAAGCCCCCGCCCGGACCACCCTCCGGCTCAACAAGACCGTGGCCCGGAATCTCGGCGTCTCCCCCGACCTGCGGGAGGAATGA
- a CDS encoding ATP-binding protein — translation MNAETRSTPLVTTPPGAIACIRDSFRTKLFLVTASVVIVVSTLFTGFFITHYYQAEQDKLVTEGKLLARLLANHARVALFAGNVEQLREIAEGAMSTPELLTVTIFDRDNHPLVTLARQSDAATGGGGATAPGEATAGEPGMRRVGRRIEFSEAVSGSDKATHESDLFFETKGTGGGLAPLGTVRVAMDEEPLHQRLRNMIATAALAAAAFLAAASLAVYGVIRGITRPLTHLAQGVRAVEAGEMTSIPVESTDEIGALAASFNRMVDAVWQRRREREEAAREIAELNARLELRVKERTAQLEEANRELESFNYSASHDLRAPLMRLNGFCQALDEDFGPQLNGEGRDYLRRIRGVSGQMERVIAAMATLFRVQRRELAPREIDLSAVVRTIAASLEEGEPERRMDVSVEPEVTVCADMELIWVAMENLVGNAWKFTARAERGKISFGRAWRGGETVCYLRDNGAGFNMAYSNKLFQPFQRLHGPDEFPGTGVGLAIVQRVISRHRGRIWLESEEGRGTTCYFTLPPCPEKCADSHPDGACL, via the coding sequence ATGAACGCTGAAACCCGGAGCACCCCCCTCGTCACGACACCCCCCGGAGCCATCGCCTGCATCCGCGACAGCTTCCGCACCAAGCTCTTCCTCGTGACCGCATCGGTGGTCATCGTCGTCTCGACGCTCTTCACCGGCTTTTTCATCACCCATTACTACCAGGCCGAGCAGGACAAGCTCGTCACCGAGGGGAAGCTCCTGGCGCGGCTCCTGGCCAACCACGCCCGGGTGGCGCTCTTTGCCGGCAATGTCGAGCAGCTCCGCGAGATCGCCGAGGGGGCGATGTCAACCCCCGAGCTCCTGACGGTGACGATCTTCGACCGCGACAACCATCCGCTGGTGACCCTGGCGCGGCAGTCCGACGCCGCCACCGGTGGCGGGGGAGCGACGGCACCGGGGGAGGCGACCGCCGGGGAACCGGGGATGCGCCGCGTCGGCCGGCGCATCGAGTTTTCCGAAGCGGTGAGCGGCAGCGACAAGGCGACCCACGAGTCGGACCTCTTCTTCGAGACCAAGGGGACGGGAGGGGGACTGGCCCCGTTGGGGACGGTGCGAGTGGCGATGGACGAGGAGCCCCTCCACCAGCGGCTCCGGAACATGATCGCCACGGCGGCCCTGGCGGCTGCGGCGTTTCTCGCGGCCGCCTCCCTGGCCGTCTACGGGGTGATCCGGGGGATCACCCGCCCCCTCACCCATCTGGCGCAGGGGGTGCGGGCGGTGGAGGCGGGGGAGATGACGAGCATCCCGGTGGAGTCCACCGACGAGATCGGCGCGCTGGCGGCATCGTTCAACCGGATGGTGGATGCGGTCTGGCAGCGCCGGCGGGAGCGGGAGGAGGCGGCGCGGGAGATCGCCGAGCTGAACGCCCGCCTGGAGTTGCGGGTGAAGGAGCGGACCGCCCAGCTGGAAGAGGCCAACCGGGAGCTGGAGTCGTTCAACTACTCCGCCTCCCACGACCTGCGGGCGCCGCTCATGCGTCTCAACGGCTTCTGCCAGGCCCTGGACGAGGACTTCGGCCCGCAGCTGAACGGCGAGGGGCGCGACTACCTGCGGCGGATCAGGGGGGTGAGCGGCCAGATGGAGCGGGTCATCGCCGCCATGGCGACCCTCTTCCGGGTGCAGCGGCGGGAGCTGGCGCCGCGGGAGATCGACCTGAGCGCCGTGGTCCGGACCATCGCCGCGTCCCTGGAGGAGGGGGAGCCGGAGCGGCGGATGGATGTTTCGGTGGAGCCGGAGGTGACGGTCTGCGCCGACATGGAGCTGATCTGGGTGGCGATGGAGAACCTGGTGGGGAACGCCTGGAAGTTCACCGCCCGCGCCGAGCGGGGAAAGATCTCCTTCGGCAGGGCATGGCGGGGGGGCGAGACGGTCTGCTACCTGCGGGACAACGGCGCCGGCTTCAACATGGCCTATTCGAACAAGCTGTTCCAGCCGTTCCAGCGGCTCCACGGCCCCGACGAGTTCCCCGGCACCGGCGTGGGGCTCGCCATCGTCCAGCGGGTGATCTCCCGCCACCGGGGGCGGATCTGGCTGGAGAGCGAGGAGGGGCGCGGGACCACCTGCTACTTCACCCTCCCCCCCTGCCCGGAAAAATGTGCCGACTCTCATCCTGACGGAGCCTGTCTGTGA
- a CDS encoding response regulator produces MTELNVLLVEDNDDDRFLASRAMKKLSRPVRLEIARDGAEALRRLQGSCDAPAPELPALVILDLQLPRVDGMEVLQQLRQDPATKTVPVVIASSSDHPTDLDRCRQLGVAGFIMKPLDVAPLEEIIARMAG; encoded by the coding sequence GTGACCGAACTGAATGTCCTGCTGGTGGAAGACAACGATGACGACCGGTTTCTCGCCTCGCGGGCGATGAAGAAGCTGTCGCGGCCGGTCCGTCTGGAGATCGCCCGCGACGGGGCCGAGGCGCTGCGCCGGCTTCAGGGGAGTTGCGACGCCCCCGCCCCCGAGCTCCCGGCCCTGGTCATCCTCGACCTGCAGCTCCCCCGCGTGGACGGCATGGAGGTGCTCCAGCAGCTCCGGCAGGACCCCGCCACCAAAACGGTGCCGGTGGTCATCGCCTCGTCCTCCGACCACCCCACCGACCTCGACCGCTGCCGCCAACTGGGGGTCGCCGGCTTCATCATGAAACCCCTCGACGTCGCCCCGCTGGAAGAGATCATCGCCCGGATGGCGGGGTGA
- a CDS encoding endonuclease domain-containing protein has protein sequence MAVPSDILDNARTLRTRQTDAENLIWQLLRNRRFCGFKFRRQHPVGRFILDFYCHEALLAIELDGSSHTDRAQRAYDDERTKALEGAGVRVVRFWNDDVLKNTESVLETIHTACYSPHPSPSP, from the coding sequence ATGGCCGTTCCATCCGACATCCTCGACAACGCCCGGACATTACGAACGAGGCAGACCGATGCCGAAAATCTGATCTGGCAACTCCTGCGAAACCGCCGCTTTTGTGGCTTCAAGTTTCGGCGGCAGCATCCGGTAGGAAGGTTCATTCTCGACTTTTACTGCCACGAAGCACTCCTGGCCATCGAACTGGACGGGAGCTCCCACACGGACAGAGCCCAAAGGGCGTATGATGACGAACGAACCAAAGCGCTTGAAGGTGCCGGCGTCAGAGTCGTTCGTTTTTGGAACGATGATGTACTCAAAAACACCGAATCGGTGCTGGAAACGATACACACCGCCTGTTATTCCCCTCACCCCTCCCCCTCTCCCTGA